One Oryza sativa Japonica Group chromosome 8, ASM3414082v1 DNA window includes the following coding sequences:
- the LOC9267648 gene encoding naringenin,2-oxoglutarate 3-dioxygenase isoform X4 yields MSDKCGNCDCADKSQKKGTSYGVVIVEAEKSHLKEVAAGEVMGGLSMDQAFVQAPEHRAKPSVAEADGIPVIDLSPLFAADGVDVDALAAEVGRASQDWGFFVVVRHGVPEEVVARAAEAQRAFFALPPARRAAVARSEAAQMGYYASDHTQNVRDWKEAFDLVPTRHPPPPPPAGVLDNKWPDDLPGFREAMEEYGEAVEELAFKLLELIARSLGLRPDRLHGFFEDHQTTFIRLNH; encoded by the exons ATGTCGGACAAGTGCGGCAACTGCGACTGCGCTGACAAGAGCCA GAAGAAAGGTACCAGCTATGGCGTCGTCATAGTTGAAGCCGAGAAGAG CCACTTgaaggaggtcgccgccggcgaggtcatGGGTGGCCTCTCCATGGACCAGGCCTTCGTGCAGGCCCCCGAGCACCGCGCCAAGCCGTCCGTCGCCGAGGCCGACGGCATCCCGGTCATcgacctctcccctctcttcgcCGCCGATGGGGTGGACGTGGACGCGCTCGCGGCCGAGGTCGGGAGGGCGAGCCAGGACTGGGGCTTCTTCGTGGTGGTGCGCCACGGCGtgccggaggaggtggtggcgagggcggcggaggcgcagaGGGCGTTCTTCGCGCTTCcgccggcgcggagggcggccGTGGCGCGGAGCGAGGCGGCGCAGATGGGGTACTACGCGTCCGACCACACGCAGAACGTCAGGGACTGGAAGGAGGCGTTCGACCTCGTCCCAAcacgccacccgccgccgccgccgcccgccggggTGCTCGACAACAAGTGGCCCGACGACCTGCCGGGATTCAG AGAAGCAATGGAGGAGTACGGCGAAGCGGTGGAGGAGCTGGCGTTCAAGCTGCTGGAGCTGATCGCGAGGAGCCTCGGCCTGAGACCCGACCGCCTCCATGGCTTCTTCGAGGACCACCAGACCACCTTCATCCGCCTCAACCACTAA
- the LOC9267648 gene encoding naringenin,2-oxoglutarate 3-dioxygenase isoform X3, with protein MSDKCGNCDCADKSQCVKKGTSYGVVIVEAEKSHLKEVAAGEVMGGLSMDQAFVQAPEHRAKPSVAEADGIPVIDLSPLFAADGVDVDALAAEVGRASQDWGFFVVVRHGVPEEVVARAAEAQRAFFALPPARRAAVARSEAAQMGYYASDHTQNVRDWKEAFDLVPTRHPPPPPPAGVLDNKWPDDLPGFREAMEEYGEAVEELAFKLLELIARSLGLRPDRLHGFFEDHQTTFIRLNH; from the exons ATGTCGGACAAGTGCGGCAACTGCGACTGCGCTGACAAGAGCCAGTGCGT GAAGAAAGGTACCAGCTATGGCGTCGTCATAGTTGAAGCCGAGAAGAG CCACTTgaaggaggtcgccgccggcgaggtcatGGGTGGCCTCTCCATGGACCAGGCCTTCGTGCAGGCCCCCGAGCACCGCGCCAAGCCGTCCGTCGCCGAGGCCGACGGCATCCCGGTCATcgacctctcccctctcttcgcCGCCGATGGGGTGGACGTGGACGCGCTCGCGGCCGAGGTCGGGAGGGCGAGCCAGGACTGGGGCTTCTTCGTGGTGGTGCGCCACGGCGtgccggaggaggtggtggcgagggcggcggaggcgcagaGGGCGTTCTTCGCGCTTCcgccggcgcggagggcggccGTGGCGCGGAGCGAGGCGGCGCAGATGGGGTACTACGCGTCCGACCACACGCAGAACGTCAGGGACTGGAAGGAGGCGTTCGACCTCGTCCCAAcacgccacccgccgccgccgccgcccgccggggTGCTCGACAACAAGTGGCCCGACGACCTGCCGGGATTCAG AGAAGCAATGGAGGAGTACGGCGAAGCGGTGGAGGAGCTGGCGTTCAAGCTGCTGGAGCTGATCGCGAGGAGCCTCGGCCTGAGACCCGACCGCCTCCATGGCTTCTTCGAGGACCACCAGACCACCTTCATCCGCCTCAACCACTAA
- the LOC9267648 gene encoding putative inactive flavonol synthase 2 isoform X1, with amino-acid sequence MSDKCGNCDCADKSQCVKKGTSYGVVIVEAEKSHLKEVAAGEVMGGLSMDQAFVQAPEHRAKPSVAEADGIPVIDLSPLFAADGVDVDALAAEVGRASQDWGFFVVVRHGVPEEVVARAAEAQRAFFALPPARRAAVARSEAAQMGYYASDHTQNVRDWKEAFDLVPTRHPPPPPPAGVLDNKWPDDLPGFRSFGSLTSSSSSRRLVPHQILEQRSNGGVRRSGGGAGVQAAGADREEPRPETRPPPWLLRGPPDHLHPPQPLTSLPEPRPRPRPRPPQGRRRAHRPLPGRRRRPRRPPPMRRRVGARQAYPSVLHH; translated from the exons ATGTCGGACAAGTGCGGCAACTGCGACTGCGCTGACAAGAGCCAGTGCGT GAAGAAAGGTACCAGCTATGGCGTCGTCATAGTTGAAGCCGAGAAGAG CCACTTgaaggaggtcgccgccggcgaggtcatGGGTGGCCTCTCCATGGACCAGGCCTTCGTGCAGGCCCCCGAGCACCGCGCCAAGCCGTCCGTCGCCGAGGCCGACGGCATCCCGGTCATcgacctctcccctctcttcgcCGCCGATGGGGTGGACGTGGACGCGCTCGCGGCCGAGGTCGGGAGGGCGAGCCAGGACTGGGGCTTCTTCGTGGTGGTGCGCCACGGCGtgccggaggaggtggtggcgagggcggcggaggcgcagaGGGCGTTCTTCGCGCTTCcgccggcgcggagggcggccGTGGCGCGGAGCGAGGCGGCGCAGATGGGGTACTACGCGTCCGACCACACGCAGAACGTCAGGGACTGGAAGGAGGCGTTCGACCTCGTCCCAAcacgccacccgccgccgccgccgcccgccggggTGCTCGACAACAAGTGGCCCGACGACCTGCCGGGATTCAGGTCGTTCGGTTCACTGacatcgtcttcttcctcgcgTCGTCTAGTTCCTCACCAAATTCTTGAGCAGAGAAGCAATGGAGGAGTACGGCGAAGCGGTGGAGGAGCTGGCGTTCAAGCTGCTGGAGCTGATCGCGAGGAGCCTCGGCCTGAGACCCGACCGCCTCCATGGCTTCTTCGAGGACCACCAGACCACCTTCATCCGCCTCAACCACTAACCTCCCTGCCCGAGCCCCGAcctcgccctcggcctcggccaCCACAAGGACGCCGGCGCGCTCACCGTCCTCTACCAGGACGCCGTCGGCGGCCTCGACGTCCGCCGCCGATGCGACGGCGAGTGGGTGCGCGTCAGGCCTATCCCTCAGTCCTTCATCATTAA
- the LOC4345081 gene encoding thioredoxin domain-containing protein 9 homolog isoform X2: MDQSIVGQILEKQVLSVAKAVEDKLDEQIAALDRLDPDDIEALRERRILQMRRAAERRAKWRALGHGEYGEVPEKEFFAAAKASDRLVCHFYRDNWPCKCMQRVCAVPGFGRAWPCCGTVRWRGAGLRDRAVARSQATGPAVPRIHAAPTNRSCMSIPRYAYIFTNLSKTRI; encoded by the exons atggatcaGTCCATCGTCGGCCAG ATCTTGGAGAAGCAGGTGCTGTCGGTGGCCAAGGCGGTGGAGGACAAGCTCGACGAGCAGATCGCCGCGCTCGACCGCCTCGACCCGGACGACATCGAGGCGCTCCGCGAGCGCCGGATCCTGCAgatgcgccgcgccgccgagcgcAGGGCCAAGTGGCGCGCCCTCGGCCACGGCGAGTACGGGGAGGTCCCCGAGAAGGagttcttcgccgccgccaaggccAGCGACCGCCTCGTCTGCCACTTCTACCGCGACAACTGGCCCTGCAAG TGCATGCAGCGAGTGTGCGCTGTTCCTGGATTCGGTCGCGCGTGGCCGTGCTGCGGAACCGtgcggtggcgcggcgccggcCTGCGGGACCGCGCAGTCGCGCGCAGCCAAGCCACGGGACCGGCGGTCCCACGCATCCATGCCGCGCCGACGAACCGGTCGTGCATGTCCATACCGCGGTATGCGTATATTTTTACAAATCTTTCGAAAACACGTATATAA
- the LOC9267648 gene encoding putative inactive flavonol synthase 2 isoform X2: MSDKCGNCDCADKSQKKGTSYGVVIVEAEKSHLKEVAAGEVMGGLSMDQAFVQAPEHRAKPSVAEADGIPVIDLSPLFAADGVDVDALAAEVGRASQDWGFFVVVRHGVPEEVVARAAEAQRAFFALPPARRAAVARSEAAQMGYYASDHTQNVRDWKEAFDLVPTRHPPPPPPAGVLDNKWPDDLPGFRSFGSLTSSSSSRRLVPHQILEQRSNGGVRRSGGGAGVQAAGADREEPRPETRPPPWLLRGPPDHLHPPQPLTSLPEPRPRPRPRPPQGRRRAHRPLPGRRRRPRRPPPMRRRVGARQAYPSVLHH; the protein is encoded by the exons ATGTCGGACAAGTGCGGCAACTGCGACTGCGCTGACAAGAGCCA GAAGAAAGGTACCAGCTATGGCGTCGTCATAGTTGAAGCCGAGAAGAG CCACTTgaaggaggtcgccgccggcgaggtcatGGGTGGCCTCTCCATGGACCAGGCCTTCGTGCAGGCCCCCGAGCACCGCGCCAAGCCGTCCGTCGCCGAGGCCGACGGCATCCCGGTCATcgacctctcccctctcttcgcCGCCGATGGGGTGGACGTGGACGCGCTCGCGGCCGAGGTCGGGAGGGCGAGCCAGGACTGGGGCTTCTTCGTGGTGGTGCGCCACGGCGtgccggaggaggtggtggcgagggcggcggaggcgcagaGGGCGTTCTTCGCGCTTCcgccggcgcggagggcggccGTGGCGCGGAGCGAGGCGGCGCAGATGGGGTACTACGCGTCCGACCACACGCAGAACGTCAGGGACTGGAAGGAGGCGTTCGACCTCGTCCCAAcacgccacccgccgccgccgccgcccgccggggTGCTCGACAACAAGTGGCCCGACGACCTGCCGGGATTCAGGTCGTTCGGTTCACTGacatcgtcttcttcctcgcgTCGTCTAGTTCCTCACCAAATTCTTGAGCAGAGAAGCAATGGAGGAGTACGGCGAAGCGGTGGAGGAGCTGGCGTTCAAGCTGCTGGAGCTGATCGCGAGGAGCCTCGGCCTGAGACCCGACCGCCTCCATGGCTTCTTCGAGGACCACCAGACCACCTTCATCCGCCTCAACCACTAACCTCCCTGCCCGAGCCCCGAcctcgccctcggcctcggccaCCACAAGGACGCCGGCGCGCTCACCGTCCTCTACCAGGACGCCGTCGGCGGCCTCGACGTCCGCCGCCGATGCGACGGCGAGTGGGTGCGCGTCAGGCCTATCCCTCAGTCCTTCATCATTAA
- the LOC107275423 gene encoding large ribosomal subunit protein P2A, whose amino-acid sequence MRFVSAYLMAYIGGNESPSKDDVRAILGSVGADVDEAKLDLLFEEIAGKDIPELIAAGRERLALAAPCGGVAAAAAGGQAVAAGGAAAAAEEEAEEEEKKKEEEDDDGLFNLFD is encoded by the coding sequence ATGAGGTTCGTGTCGGCGTACCTGATGGCCTACATCGGCGGCAACGAGAGCCCGAGCAAGGACGACGTGCGCGCCATCCTCGGCTCCGTcggcgccgacgtcgacgaggcCAAGCTCGACCTCCTCTTCGAGGAGATCGCCGGCAAGGACATCCCCGAGCTCATCgcagccgggagggagaggctCGCGCTCGCGGCGCCCTGCGGAGGCGTCGCCGCTGCTGCGGCGGGTGGTCAGGCCGTCGCtgctggcggcgccgccgccgccgcggaggaggaggctgaggaggaggagaagaagaaggaggaggaggacgacgacggcttgTTTAACCTCTTCGACTAA
- the LOC4345078 gene encoding ATP synthase subunit epsilon, mitochondrial encodes MSATTAAVPFWRAAGMTYIGYSNVCAALVRRCLKEPHKSEAASREKVHFAISKWADGKQEKPTVRTDDE; translated from the exons atgtcggcgacgacggcggcggttccCTTCTGGCGCGCGGCGGGGATGACCTACATCGGCTACTCCAACGTCTGCGCCGCCCTGGTGCGCCGGTGCCTCAAGGAGCCCCACAAGTCCGAGGCCGCCTCCCGCGAGAAGGTCCACTTCGCCATCTCCAAGTGGGCCGACGGCAAGCAGGAGAAGCCGA CTGTCCGCACAGATGATGAATAA